ACGGCGCGCTAAAGTGGCTGCCGCCTTTGGGCTCAGCGCTGCAATCTTGCACGCCTCCTCATAGTCTTGTCGCAGAGCCAGCGGAATGTACTCCGGCTGTGGGCGCGCTCTAGATGACGGGCGAAGGCTCCAATGGCCCAGCACGGCTGTTAGCTTTTCTGGATTAACCGTGTTGTCGGCCGTCCACCAATCTGCGGACAGACTCAATTCCTGGCACGCGGGATTGGAACAAAGATGCTGAGTGATTATCAGTCTTGTCGTGCCGTGGCGGCTCTCAAAGCACGATACATTATCAAAGTGAACGTTAGTGCCGCGGTGCGCCGTGAAATGCCCGCAGTAGGGGCACTGGCGTGATAGAGACTGGACCACAGACTGCTCCTGGCTAGTTTGCCAAACGATACCAGCTAGCTCCGTACACTCAAACAACTCCTCATTGCTGTGCGTCACACGCGCACCCCGGCGCCTTGTGACACGTCTTCGACCTGCTGATGCACGAGTTACCGCACGCTTTCCCCGTGGTGCAGACCTTGCGGCACTGCTGAGTTGCATCTTGGGGGATCGGTGT
The nucleotide sequence above comes from Hypericibacter terrae. Encoded proteins:
- a CDS encoding DUF4145 domain-containing protein, producing MTHSNEELFECTELAGIVWQTSQEQSVVQSLSRQCPYCGHFTAHRGTNVHFDNVSCFESRHGTTRLIITQHLCSNPACQELSLSADWWTADNTVNPEKLTAVLGHWSLRPSSRARPQPEYIPLALRQDYEEACKIAALSPKAAATLARRCLQGMIRDFHGIEKRRLVDAIEALHGVVAPEVWAAIDAVRKIGNIGAHMESDINLVIDVDEDEANLLIELVEQLFAEWYVSRHQRAQRMKAITEAAAVKETARQGQQPQAPSQPPAGTKSTGSPSEV